From a single Sphingobium lignivorans genomic region:
- the rodA gene encoding rod shape-determining protein RodA has protein sequence MNRLVPVPDAIARLPWRLYVLLIALASFGAIVLYSAAGGHVTPWAGMQIIRFSIFLVMAEVISRVPFRYIRMSAFPIYVVVLVALFLVELIGGVAGGSQRWINLGFMQLQPSEFMKVAIVLAVARFYALLPSAFIRTFMAIWPSLVLIGMPVLLVLLQPDLGTASMIGFGGVTVMFLAGLPLRLFVSAGLAGAALIPIAFSFLHEYQQKRVLIFMDPESDPLGAGYHISQSKIAIGSGGLFGKGFLNGTQSHLDYLPEGHTDFVFATMAEEWGMVGGLALIIALFLLLRWGMRVAQRTEDRFARLVAGGLTTTIFLYIAINLMMVMGMAPVVGIPLPFMSYGGSSMLTVMLCVGIIMNIDRNRKALGERWP, from the coding sequence ATGAACCGGCTGGTCCCCGTCCCCGATGCGATCGCGCGCCTCCCCTGGCGCCTGTACGTGCTGCTGATCGCGCTCGCCTCGTTCGGCGCCATCGTTCTCTACAGCGCCGCCGGCGGCCATGTGACGCCATGGGCAGGCATGCAGATCATCCGCTTCAGCATCTTCCTGGTAATGGCGGAAGTCATCTCGCGCGTGCCTTTCCGCTACATCCGGATGAGCGCCTTCCCGATCTATGTCGTGGTGCTCGTCGCTTTGTTCCTGGTGGAGCTCATCGGCGGGGTTGCCGGCGGCAGCCAGCGCTGGATCAATCTCGGCTTCATGCAGTTGCAGCCCTCCGAGTTCATGAAGGTGGCGATCGTGCTTGCCGTCGCCCGCTTCTACGCGCTCCTGCCAAGCGCCTTCATCCGGACGTTCATGGCGATCTGGCCGTCGCTGGTGCTGATCGGCATGCCCGTGCTTCTCGTGCTCCTCCAGCCGGATCTCGGCACGGCCAGCATGATCGGGTTCGGCGGCGTCACCGTCATGTTCCTGGCGGGCCTGCCGCTTCGGCTCTTCGTGAGCGCGGGGCTGGCGGGCGCGGCGCTCATCCCCATCGCCTTCAGCTTCCTGCATGAGTATCAGCAGAAGCGCGTGTTGATCTTCATGGATCCGGAGAGCGATCCGCTGGGCGCTGGCTATCATATCAGCCAGTCGAAGATCGCGATCGGCTCGGGCGGCCTGTTCGGCAAGGGGTTCCTGAACGGCACGCAGAGCCATCTCGATTACCTGCCCGAGGGCCATACCGATTTCGTCTTCGCGACCATGGCGGAGGAATGGGGCATGGTGGGGGGACTGGCGCTCATCATCGCGCTGTTCCTGCTGCTGCGCTGGGGCATGCGCGTGGCGCAGCGCACCGAGGACCGCTTCGCGCGCCTCGTCGCCGGCGGCCTCACCACCACCATCTTCCTCTATATCGCCATCAACCTCATGATGGTGATGGGCATGGCACCCGTGGTGGGAATCCCCCTGCCCTTCATGTCCTATGGCGGATCATCGATGCTCACCGTCATGCTGTGCGTCGGCATCATCATGAACATCGATCGCAACCGCAAGGCGCTGGGCGAACGCTGGCCCTGA
- a CDS encoding IS3 family transposase (programmed frameshift) gives MQRRKFSREFKLEAVRLVRERGVAVAQAARDLDVHENLLRKWVKELAADPGHAFPGQGQMKPEQLEIDRLRREVAKLKAERDILKKGRRLLREGLDMRFAFIAKHRGIWPVAWMCGALGVSRSGFHAWLTRAPSQRARDDEVIGSRVRASHVGSYRTYGARRVWHDLLAEGISCGLHRVERLMRAQGLRARPRRRGLPKDQGERSVIAGNVLGRQFTADRPNQKWVADFTYVWTAEGWLYVAAVIDLFSRRVVGWSMSDTMTAQLVTDALIMAIWRRGKPDALLHHSDQGSQYTSEQFQRLMADNGVTCSMSRSGNVWDNAAMESFFSSLKTERIGKKVYRTRAQAKADVFDYIECFYNPTRRHSTLGYLSPIDFEREAGVA, from the exons ATGCAACGAAGGAAGTTCAGCCGCGAGTTCAAGCTTGAGGCGGTAAGGTTGGTCCGTGAGCGCGGTGTGGCAGTTGCGCAGGCGGCCCGCGATCTGGATGTGCACGAGAACCTGCTGCGCAAATGGGTAAAGGAGTTGGCCGCTGATCCTGGCCATGCCTTTCCCGGGCAGGGTCAGATGAAGCCGGAGCAGTTGGAGATCGACCGTCTGCGCCGGGAAGTGGCCAAGCTGAAGGCAGAGCGCGACATTCTAAAAAAAG GCCGCCGCCTACTTCGCGAAGGACTCGATATGAGGTTCGCCTTCATCGCGAAGCACCGAGGGATCTGGCCGGTGGCATGGATGTGCGGGGCGCTCGGTGTCTCGCGGAGCGGCTTCCATGCCTGGCTCACCCGGGCGCCGTCACAGCGTGCCCGCGACGACGAGGTGATCGGCTCGAGGGTCAGGGCCAGCCATGTTGGCAGCTATCGCACCTATGGCGCCCGGCGTGTCTGGCACGACCTGCTCGCCGAAGGCATCTCCTGCGGTCTGCATCGGGTCGAACGGCTCATGCGAGCGCAAGGGCTGCGGGCCAGGCCACGCCGCCGTGGACTGCCCAAGGATCAGGGCGAACGCTCGGTCATCGCCGGCAACGTTCTGGGTCGCCAGTTCACGGCCGACAGGCCCAACCAGAAGTGGGTGGCAGATTTTACCTACGTCTGGACTGCCGAAGGATGGCTCTACGTGGCCGCCGTCATCGACCTGTTCTCGCGCAGGGTGGTGGGCTGGTCGATGAGCGACACGATGACCGCCCAGCTCGTTACCGATGCGCTCATCATGGCGATCTGGCGACGCGGAAAGCCCGATGCCCTGCTGCATCACTCGGACCAGGGTAGCCAATATACCAGCGAGCAGTTCCAGCGGCTCATGGCCGACAACGGCGTCACCTGTTCGATGAGCAGGTCCGGCAACGTCTGGGATAACGCCGCGATGGAAAGCTTCTTCTCCTCGCTCAAGACCGAGCGGATCGGGAAAAAGGTCTACCGCACGAGGGCGCAGGCGAAGGCGGACGTGTTCGATTACATCGAGTGCTTCTACAATCCGACCCGGCGTCACTCGACCCTGGGTTACCTCAGCCCTATCGACTTCGAGCGAGAAGCTGGGGTAGCCTAA